The Arachis ipaensis cultivar K30076 chromosome B05, Araip1.1, whole genome shotgun sequence nucleotide sequence TTGATATAGATTTTTGTACTTGAAGTTGTGCTAACCGAATAATCGcctaaaatattataatataataggttatataaaataaaattgtgtTGTATTTGTCTCATTTAAtgtattatataaaatataattctttGAACTAAGGAAAACaatagatttaaatttttttgaaaaagatagtaccTTTTATTTAGTAACCAATGTTGATATAAGTGCAACAATTTTTTTGCCCTTTATTTGTGTTgtaatttatttgtttatctgaCTTGAGAGATTTCTCTCCAATGTGAAAGGGAATACCTCGCAAACATCCATACTCCCAAGGTATAATGTTGCTTTTGTGAGCATGCATCTTGttattctgtaagagttaccctTAAATTATACATTGTTAGGGATTTGGTGAataaattttctttattttttaaaagacttGTTATTCTTAAGATCTGAGAACAAAATTACGTTACAGATTGCATCTCTCCAAGGAAAGAGCCCAAGCTATCTGGTGGGACCAATCCAAGCAACCCAATAACACCATTGGAACAAGAATGACTAACTTCAACCTGTTCATGTATGCTTTATTTTATCAGATTTTGAATACTGATGTGTTTATTCCGCTATTAAATAAAGTTAGACATGTTAGTAGGATTTCAATGTTCATATATCATTTTGTACTTTTTTAGGTTATAATCTTTTTCATtcacaaaattgagaaaatatcAAGTTTTAGTCAAAGAGAATAGGTGAATCAATAAGAGCATATGAGTCAATAAAAAAAACGCAATAAAATATTCATGATACCAGATATTTGTGTTACGGATCTTTCTATGATGATTTTACTTGCTATTGTTCTAAACTTCTAAAGGCTTTATTATTTCACTTATGGTGGTATGttattcacttatatattttgGATCTAAACTTTCTCATTTAATTTATCCAATTTTGCATATAGAGCAAGATGTTGACAAGTTTATTCGTGATCTTAATCAGCAGTAACTTAAATTTCAGCAGCTCCCAACATCCTATATATATATTGTTGATGGCTCAATATTATTGTTCATTACGGTCAGTGGTTTTAATGGATAATAGCTTACCTAATAGTCTTTAGCCAGAACTAATTAACCTTGAAAATGAGGTTGACTATATTCATTTAGAAGGCATTTTTTGAGTTCCTCGAAcaattgattgaaattttaagacttaatttcttttaaaaaatacgGTGTTCAAAAGTCAAAACTAAATTAAATAGATGATcgaaatcaaaaaattaaattattacacGTGCATCCAATTATATAACACTACAACAGTAAAAATAACTATTGTTTACATTTATTGTATGATTGTAGGAttgtgaaaaacacaaaaaataaattatttcagtttaaaaaaattaaactaattggAATAAAAGTCATTCCATAtgcaatatttttagaaaatatatgtgcatatggtttttctgtatatataatcttttaaattttaagttatacTTATACACCTAAAACACAATATAATTTTTTACACTTGAGGCTTTTCAGCCCAAAGAACAAAACAAACTAAATCTGAAAAGAGAAACCCCACTACTATGAGCTTGCAAATTTAAAGAAATCTCAGAAGGAAGATGCTCAAAGCAAAAGGTATCCTGGTTGGATTCAAGAACCAAGTTTGCCAACTTATCAGCCACATGATGTACTTCTCTATATAAGTTGCCCATGTACTTGAATCAGTAACTTCTTTAGGACATGTTAAAATATAATGAATCACAAGTGATGCGTTAAATGCAATATAATCATTCTTACCTGGTAGGTACTTGTGAATCCCAAATAACCACCTAAAAAGCTTGATATAAGTAAGAAGATTGATAGGGTGTagtgtttgtttgtttttctttttttttgttattttgtgtGCTTATAGTCTCATGGTTGTTTGATTTATATTGCTAGGTGAGAAAGTTCCCACCCTGTTGTAAATTAAAGTGTCGTTCATTTCCATTGAATGTGTGTAATAGatttttttcattctctttatgttttgtaatttttcaGCGTTACCACAATACTACCCCTCTCAATTCAATGGCAAGTATACAAATGTTGGTtgtacaaaaataaatataacgGATTCATCTTCATCAAAAGCAATTCCACTGTCATAATGAATTGATAATAATAGTATttcatatattataaaaaatatagtaACTAGAAGtgtaaaaaagaaaagataaatataaatatGAATAAAGAGTAATCAGATATATACTATGTGCAGGAAAAAGTTCACAGTTGATTAACATAAAGTTTGCCGTTTGAGTGAgccaattttataaaaatattaaagttCGTCATTACATTGGACGACCTTGTTTCAAACTCCCAAAAAAAATTGTATTCTAAAACTTATGGATAAAattatttgttttgaaaaataaataattttttttaaatttatttcaaaagaATTTTCGGAACAAGATTTATcttgagttattttttttttttcgcagaCCAAAGGATTGGCTCCGTGAGAAAAAGCGGGGTTTGCATACGATCTTTCAATAACTGAAACCCTAGCCTACGTCTGCCTTCTATATACAAACAAATAAATCCTTTCTTCTCTGTGTTCAGTTCATATTGTTGATGATGGAGTCGGCGGAAACAGGAGAATGCCTGTGGATGGTGACAGACGAATACATCTTTGGCTTCCGCGTTGAGAAGTTAGAAAAATTGGGGAAGAATGACGATGGGGATTGGAAATCCCTTCTTGAGCCGGATCGGTTTGATTTCCTTTTGAAACTTCCAGAGTCCGGCACGTGGAATCACTTTATCTTCGACGGGAAACTTTTCCTAGTCGATGATAAACCCGTTTCTGGCACCAAGATCTACCAAATCTCCTATGTCGGCGGCGACACGTTGGGCATATCTGACGCAGTAGCGACGGGCGCAATCCCTCCGCCACCGACCAGCTCCCACAGTTTCCTTGCAAACATTAAAGATGAAGTTTACTTGATGGAGCATACTGTGGTACCACCGCCAAGAAGAAAGAGGGGGTTATGGGTTTTACGTTCGGGTTCCAGTCCCCCGAACTGGCATTCCTTGGCCGCTCCTCCAACCGAACTCGCCTCTAGTTATTCGATTCATGGTTTCGTGTTAAATGATAAACTTCTCTTCCGTGGCGGGTCCGCACGAGGAATTGCCCATGTCTACCACCCACAACGTGACGCATGGTCGGCATGGATTAAACAGAAGCGCGTaccttctctttctcttcctGATTATGATGTTTTCTTGCCTGTGTCGTTCCTTGGAGATGTAGGCGATCGCTGTGTGGTGCTGACATGGTACCTGAATGGTCTTCCCGGACCTTATGGGAAATATGAGATACACGCTTTGCTGGTGGATAATAAAGATTATTGCATTCTTCGCCATCAACGCCTTGATGAGTTGTGTGAGGCGATCGAACCATCCTTGTTTTATGATTCGTGCTTACATCTCAACTTGTTTGACCTTGGCAACAGCAAAGTATGCGTTATCATGGTTGGTCTCGCAGAAGGCATTCCATCCCTTTTCATTGTAGTAGTTGAATTAGGGTTGGTACAAGAGGAGGAGCAGCAAAGGTTCTTATCTGTGCGTGTACTCGTCAATCGAGTCTTCCAGTTCCATATGAAGCGCCATCTCTCAGAGCACTTCTGTCAATCTTTTCGTGCAAAAAATTCagataaagataaatataaaaaatgtttataacaccataatccaaaatttttaaaaaaaattatatatggaGAGCAAGATTTATTCAATacattattaaataaataaattaatataagAGAAAGAAATTACTGAAATCAGAATTGAAGAGTATTTACAACAAATTCTAATACAACATTAGTTTTTGAGAATTCAatatgataaagaaaaaaattatatgtaaataaaAACTGAGACCTCTACCAAAACTCTAAAAACATGAAGTTTAAGAACCAATCAAAACCAAAGCTTttataatcataataataaaaaaaattaagacctTTGCTTTTGATAGCAACCTCATGGTCCTTGAAAGTCTTTTTTTAATCATTGGCAGAGCAAATGTACCCAAAATAGCCACATTTTACTTTTTTCCAAAACTCATGGTGAACTAAAAATTGCTTTGAGAATCCAAATACTGCTAATAATAGTAAAAACTTATACCAAAGAATTtggtagaaataaaaaataaaatttaagagaaTTGCAAAAGTAGgagagaagaataaaaataaataaataaataaaagtgaggCAAAGTATGATGTAAAAATTTTAAAGTATCAATAGAAGAACACTTACAATTTATAAGATCAGATCactatgaaaaacaaattaaaccaagatattaaaaaaaaaattaaccctATATAAAAGAGATAATTTTCTCATAATAGTGTTTATTTAACTCATTTTGTGCACTCTAATGAACTTCCTTATTCTTGAATTGATTCTGAATTTTTCATTGAATAAGCTAAAAGTAGTAATTAAATAAGTTTAGAGACAAAAATACTATATTGATCTCATTGGTTTCAAAAGAATCCTAAAAAATATTAGCATAATACTAAATTACATTAATTAAGTCATTATCATAAACTAACTAATGATAACAATGTAAAATGAGAAAATGACTAAACAAACTAATCTATATTTTAAGTTACTCCCTTTATCTAACTAACGTAAAAGCTAAAGCATTGTAGAATCTTGCTTCAGAAATAACCAAATACAATCCATTTTCTCTTCTTGCGCTTAACAAAAAGGAtccaatctaaaaaaaaaaaatcaaactcatTTAGCCTTAGATTCGTTTGTGATGGATAAGTGTTCCAAGAAAACATAAATGTCATAAAAAAATCTAAGTAATATTGCAAACATATTCAGCTTTAATTCATTAATAATCTTTAATCATAAAAATCTTCATTAAGTGTTTCAGAGAACATctttaatgaaaaataaaagagaagaacaaAGCTAGGTAAGGGAacacatgaaaaaaaaaatcaaacaaaaacatAACATGGGATTTCACTTGTTTTCTTTATATGTTGTGATACTTGTTGTCAAGCTTGGTTAATTAAGCGTGCTTGCCATGGCCatgtatgaaccttgcagcttccTCTGTGTATACATGAGTTCATTGTCCAACCTGTTAATAGTGGCTATGCTTGTCAACAATAGATATTTGAGAGAGGCAAAAGTTACAAACTTATAATTTGATTTCACTTACGAATTGCGAACAACTTTGCCCAATGTTGAGGCTGATGAGAATGTTTTGCCATCCAGATATCTATTTTCCCCCTTAATCCTTGGTCTCATTCTCAGGTATATCTCTTCTGCATTCAGCTCTAATGGAAAATCTGAAGCCTGTTATATTCCAAGAGCAAAAGAATGATTAAGATATGATGAGGTCCATTTCCTATTGTGAGATAACATACAAAACAATTTCTTGAAAATTATGATAAAGTAATAAGCTTTACCATGACCCATCCCCAGATATCAGCATAGGATGGGACATCTGCAAAAGTGGTCAACTATTTAATTTGGAAACTATTAAATCAAAATAGCATTACATAAAGAAGGGTAAAAGATTACTTACACTTAAAAACCTGTCTCAATGTGTTGTAGATAAATGAAAAGACCTCAATGTGGCTGAATATTCTAGCAGGTCCTGCCTGACCAATATATAAATGTCACTTTAATTTTGCTTCCTCTAATAAATGTTTGATTCATGTTATGGACATTGGTCTTATAGTACCCATGTCACAAATATGCCACCCTCCTTCAGTCTTGGTTTGACAGTGAACTCATAGAAGGATTTTGTGTAAAGTTTATAACAAGGGCCTCCATAGTCCCCAACTATCACATCATACCTCTCTTCTCCAGCTTCTAGTTCAGCCCTTTAATTCACCATGACACATTCTGTTAGAATTTATTCATTCCTAGCTAATAGAAACTTGTTATATATGACCAAGGTCAATAGGCCATTATGCTGATGATCAATAATCCAGGAAGCACAAGAgtttattatttgattattatcAGACCTGGCATCATTGATGATGACCTCAAGTCTTGGATCATAGAAAGTTTCCCATTAGCTACCAAGTATGATTTGCAAAAGTCCACCACCTCCTGATGTGATAAAACCAAGCATCAATGAAAATGGAATTAGTTAATAATCTGGCTCCATCATCATGTATAATAATTATCTGTTAACTTAGTACTTAGgaggttttaatttaatttacctcATCAATGTCACAGATTATAACTTGGTCAATGGTGTTATGCCTCAGCAGTTCCCTTGCAGTGGATCCTTCTCCTCCCCCCATAATAAAAACATTCTTTGGGCTGAATGAACAAAAGTTCAATGTAAATCACATGGGATTGGGGATGAAATTAGATTCCTAAAGAACATAGAGGAGGGAGTTACTTAGTTAAATTTAggattaagtacgattttggtctctaagaTATAGACCAAAAAATTTTTCGTCTCCaacctttttttgcatacaaaatcgtccctaagttCTAAAAtcaagttttaaaatcgtcttttttacttaaatattaaaatttttgaccaaattactcataactaaaaaattataaaataaaaaaagagaaaaaaaaataagagaaagagagtGTTTCTATTCCTTCGAAgggggaagagaagaagaagaagaagctgtccATGGATCCACTTCTACCTCCGCCTCCACTGTCACTTCCGTATGATTTTAGTCCCTAaagtaaggacgattttaaaaccaaattaaacCTTAAGAAcgattttgtatgtaaaaaaagGTTAAGGACAAAAAACATTTTCGGCTTATGCCTTAGAgatcaaaatcgtacttaacccttaaatttacatatttataattttttttatatttcttattTCTGATTTTCTATGTTCATGTGTCTTAATTTTTGTGTGTTCCCTTTATGCAAATTTATGTATATTTTAGAAGGAAAAcattaaaacaactaaaaaaaaacacacacacaaatATAACACATACTTTCAATAGATGATTCTTATGAGTGAGTTTAACATTtgatgtttttatgtttattttagtcAATTTCTATGTTTTCTCGGTGGCTTTTCTATGTTTAGTTTATTAGATTGGATATTCTATTTTGTTGATTAGTAATTCTGTGTTCATGTTAGAATGAAAACTGTAAAACTTAGAAGTAAAAATAATACTAACTTAAAGGACAAACACACAAAACTGTACTACCGAGGGTACTTTAGAACTTGCAAATGATTCTCCtaattagtaaattttttttttttttttaccatatttctatatgttttttaattttggtgttataTTTTTAACTGTATTTCAATAATATTgagatttagtttttttttttcctgttGTTGAGtttaaaaaacaaataataacatTTTTGATGATAATAAACATGATTTTGGTTAGAATTAATAGTCTAAAAATATTGTGATGAATTACTTAATTTTGCAGGTCTAAATTTTATTGTGcagtttaaacaaaaaaaaacaagcagCCCAATAAAAAGAATAGTGTATATTCAAGGCAACTGATTGAGACTAAGTCCAAAATCGAGTCACTTGCTTCTTGAAGAGGAATCCAAAGTGACGAAGGTGAAGTTTTGTGGTTTCGAGTAAAacataaagaagaaaaaagatgTTCATGTTTTTAATCTAACATCAAAGAAGAAAATGGAAAGTAAAATCTTAAAGGCAATGTCAAATCAAGATAGAGCCAAAATAAAAGGCTTAAACCAAGcataatcaaaagaaaaaggtaaaagatttttttattaacaTACAAGTCAATTATTCGTTAATTTTACCTTTCTTCTACACATGCAATTTGGGTAACAATAAGAGAGTGGAGGCTACTTTCTTCTGTTGTGAATTAATGGTGGATATTGAAATTTGGGGGCCAAAGCACAATATTAAAGGTTTGAATTTGGCAAACTTATTAAGAAAACAAAATCAATGAAGCTGCAGCTCATCTCTCTTCTACACAGTTTAACTTTGATCTCAAATTCCTAATTTTTTGGTCTGATTGATGGAAAAAAGGAAAATTTTAACTGATTCAAGATTTAATGAGTTTACTTAGGAAAGCAAGCCTTAGCCTTGGCAACAGAACTCAATACAAAATGGAATACTCAACAAGAGTTGGCTCAAGGAGAGTGAACCAAAATCAAAGTTTTATTGAGAGCTTTTTTACTACTCTTACTCAACATTTTGGACAATATTTATGCATCAAAGGAATATTTTGCCAAGATGGAGAGCGCTACATATGAGAATGTTAAATCCGGTCATCTTATCACTTTAGAGCTGTTTAACATCATCTCCTTCATAGTCTATCATTGAATATTCAGTTTGTATGTTTTATCTTTTTTTGTTTCACTTCAATGGTAAGGCATTTATGTGAGTCATTTAGAAAAAGCCATTAAAAAAAAAGCAACGAGAGGTAACTTGGAGAGAAAAGCCAAAAGTTACTTCAAATCTCTTTTGATTATATTTCTGTTTTATATCTTGTACCTGAGAGGTATTCGTTACTAAGTTGGGTGAACACTTAATGTGTTGTAAGTTTAGAGAGTGAACCTAGCCAAGTCAAGTTTAAGAAGAAGTTTGATTTGTCTCTGATAAGCAGATTATGCTAAATCTTTGGGTATTGGTGTATGTAAAATTTGGAAAtgtagtgaaaattccaccactattGTGGTAGAGATTAGATGTAGGTTACATTACACTTGTTAGCTGAACCAAAATACTATTGACTGggtcttcttctcctctctgatTTGTTTCTGACTTTGTTCAttaagagacaaaataaaattatctcctGCATAATCTATCTTACAATCAGAACAGAaatcaaattttattttctaatttgagGATTAATAAATCAAGTTTAAAAGAAGATCATAAATCTAACATCTCCCTCTCTTTTGGCCATCAAGAATCTTTACATGTGAAAATCACAAATTTAATGGTTAGATTTGTGACTTTTTTTNTGTGCAAAATTTTACATACTTTGTAAAATTTTTTGTATTGAAGTAGTGCAAAAACACATAACCACATAATGAATacgcatattttttttattgaatttataCCATTTATCTTATAacataattttattttccttcttgataAAACACTTATTTAATTCTTGAGAAATTAAGACACTGGTAATTTAGCTTTTAAAAAATAATCACAAATTGTGAAATACGTATTAGcaaatggaaaagtctaggggccagcaacttttgtgttttctggccagcacttaaccatcaaaacaaaagtgaatgatctccaccattagatgtaatctcacactattaaaaatattattaatggcCAATTAAtgattacaaaacaccaaaattactgACCCTAATATTCTGCTTAGCAAAAATGTGTTAATATCGTGAGTGTCAAGGCCTAAGAGAAAAGTTAAAGTTGTAGCATTATCCATTGGTATGCATATTGTAAGCAACGTACATACATAGTGAAGAGTGAAGAGTGTGTGTTGTGAGAGTGAAACAAAAAAACCGTTGGACACTAGATGAGGGAGCATAATAAAAACCGGTGGATCATAATACCGTACCCCAATCACATATGTTGTCTTTGTCTCCCATAGGCAAAATATATCAGCTCCCAAGTGTTTGGTACAACTTTACTCCTAATAACCTAAGCGTTGGAGAATGTTATCCTAAAGTCTAACCTATAAAGGGCCTTCTGTTACGTTGCTTTAGCAGTGTACGGGTTATGGAAGGCCCCTATATTTTGTGACACTGACCCCCTACTCATCAAAAAGTCACGTACGTACCCTCTTCCCTCCTTCAACTCTTTTGCTTTTTCATCCCCCCCTCCCTCGCTCTCTGCATTCCACGAAAATGACAAATCTCTTCTATCAAAAAAAGATGTTTATTAGGTTATGCGATAAAACGATTAATTACATGCACTGTATAATGTgtataagaaacacaaaatatgcAAAGAAAGAAGAAATTGAGGTTGGTGTGTGGTTTGTAAGAGGGAAAGAAGTGAATGCAGCTTTAATTTTTACTCTCGCCGAAGAAGCCATGGGACGTCATTTCACACTTATATATGTATGAAGACTGCTCTGATCTGCCTCAGACCTCGCGTGCACTCACCAGATGGCCTCATCCCTCACATTAGAGTACACCATCAAATGatcattattaattattatgctTCATTTAAATAAATGAAATTGAGAGAGGACGAAAAGATCATAAATATGAGAGCAGTGGATTTGGACTCCTCTCATTGTCACATCTTAAAGCCAAGTAGTATGCATGTCTCAGCTGCTCAGCATTTTGACTCCATTTTTGACTCGTTTGAGTCCGTCTTTccactttttaatttagatatggaAGGGAAAATGGTGTAAGACGCAGATATAGAGTGTATAGGTGCTTTACGCAACTATGGTGTTAGGAGCAAAAATTGGACTGATTTTTGAGTACACAAATTGAAGGGTCCGATTATTttcatcaaaatttaaatttcctcTTTCACACTAATCGAACTATCCGATTagtaagtttaatttttttttacaaagaaatcggatggtccgatttcttCATTCTTGTTTCAGAAAAAGTTGTTCCCACATCTATGTCTAGCACTCACATCTTCCATAATAATACACAGTACACACATACTTCtcatatccaaaaaaattagccCCGTCTTTCAGCCACTCTCTTCTAATATATAAgtcaaagaaaataaaagaatgaaaaactAATCATATATTTACtacttcttttttctatttttcttcttattttatatttttatcaacGTATAAGTAAACATTACATAATTTAAAGATAGATACTACCATgaagattttataattgtcttcGTATGAAAATGTTTTCTTTTGATCTTGGATGATAGATTGTTTGGCCGGCTagattttaatatattataaaaatgttgtttttgtttaaagtgtggctaaataaataaattacattTTAAATAAAGCATCTTTATAAAAAGATGTTTTTGCCATCTTTATTTAAATAGTTATCTAATTTGaatagaaaatataaaaaggtttcaaacactaaaattaactattaaaatcagctattaatgtatttgtgtataaatacatgtgtagtttaatttatttttaatgtgtatttatattccaatatgtattttatattgataGCTGATTTTAATAGCTAATTTTTGTATACAAGTAGCATAATCACAAAAAAATGAGATAAAACTCAAAATAATCGAGTTTTATGtttcaaataaaattaagaacaaagtcaTTTTACAGttattaacataatatttttgaGATGATAACCTTAAAGAATtgcttaaaataatatttttttagttattatgaaaattttttaaataaataaattaaattttttatttagaatgaGATAAGTAATATGATGTaagaatataaataatttaaaaattttagtgcatatatagaatttaatttatttatttaaaaaggaATCCGATATTTTGTTGCGACAAAACATTAGGTATTTAtgtattgtatttttctttttcgttGCAATCAATGAGACGTGTTATAGCTTATATAGGCAAGGTTTTAGAAATCAAATCGGCTATCACTTTAGCTACTGATTTATTAGTTTAAATATTTAACCAATTCATGATCAATAGTAATTTTTAAGCTTCAATACAGGTAAAAAAAATTNTTATCACTAATTAAAAATTTGtcaataaaaatgatttttttttgtagtaGCTAAAATAAATGAGTAATATTATGTGTAATAAGTATATAAGTTTAGATGATACATACATAAATTTTAGATGtaagttaaataaaataacttTGAATTATTTTCTTCCTAACATGCCAATAAGGTAAATGATGGTTAAGAgtgcaaaataaaaatatttttgccttttattgtcttttaaatatttttactattGATGTGGTaagaaaataataattcaaaGTTATCTTATTTaacttaatattttttattttttatatgtaatATCTAAATTAGCAATTATTCTAGTAGTAATTAAAGAatgcaaaataaaataactttTGATTTCTTTAGACTttgtatttataattataattgattacaATGTTAGCTAAAGCCTTTGTTTCTagaactatttatttattttaacttaaaaattttttaatttcaaattctaaattataaaccTAACTCTAAGAATAAGTAATATTCGAGCAAGAGTTGGTTCCTCTAATTAATAATAAGGTGATGAGCATGCATGTTATAAAAGTTCATGATGATGCAATGATATGTTAAGTAGCCAGAAgggcagaagaagaagaatgtaaaaatgaagagatgaaggttgagtaATAGTAGTAATGTATGTAACTGGGAGATAAAAGCAATTCCAATAGGGCAGATGAATAGAGATTAGACGAGTCATGTTTCAATTTAANNNNNNNNNNNNNNNNNNNNNNNNNNNNTTCCCTTTCATTTGTCTCCATGCTTCGTATTGGAGACAACAAAATTGGGTCCTTCCCGAGGCGGCAGCACCACAACCACACCACCCTGTAATTTTATCCACCACCTTCTACGCCTGAAACTCCATCCCATAATCAAAACACATATTCTTTGATGAAGGAAAACCGAGAATAATTAAATTAAGACTAATGCTAGGAGACCAGcaacttttgtaatttgtagccattaaatagccatcaatgatggttttaatgatgtgagattttatcaaatggctcacttttctttgctggttacatgctgaccagaatttaacaaagttgctgaccTCCTAAACTTTTCcttaaattaaataagaaagaGCGACCAAGAAGACAAGCatgctcatataaaaaaaaaaaaagcaaagaaagagAAAACCCTATTATTTCAGCCTCTGTGACACTGTAATGACTGAGTAATTAACAGTTTTCCCCATACTTAACAATTTAGAATTTagacaactaaaagaaaaatataaaaaaaaaaaacagaaaatggGGAATTAATTAATAATGCTGAGAGATATGGATTTGGCTAGCTAGATCTTGGGGGTTCAGTAATTGGCAGCGCGAGAAGCCGAGAGAGTGTGGCCCCATTGCATGACGTTCACATCAGCAGGGTGGCTATTATTGATGCCGTTTCCTCCACCACCGGCATTCCCCACATTGAACACAGTAAGAGGGTTCTCACTCACAACTGCATTACTGTAGTTATTATGACGATCAGCGTCGTCCTTATTGTCACCGTCACGACCACCAGCACTGACACCCTCGCCAACCTGGTGGAACTCAGGCCTCTTGAAGATGGAGGCCGACACCACAACCGTGCTGGCCGCCACGAGTGTCCCGGCCACAACCCCGCCGAAGATCTGTCCCTGGGAACCGGAGAAGGAAACAGCGAAGCTGGAGCAGGTGGGGGTAGGGCTAGCTGAGGAAGCATCCGTTGAAGCTGAAGCGGAAGCTGGAGAGGCAAGAGGAAGAGGACGAGGTGAAGGAGTGAAAGGGCCAGCGATGTAGCTTCCAGAGAATGACAACAAGGTGAAGGGTCCATGGAGGGTTAATGCAGGAGCATGTGAGTAAGGGTGAC carries:
- the LOC107641565 gene encoding AT-hook motif nuclear-localized protein 17-like, yielding MADHGITMSLSHTSDDSSSDHNTPATAAAVVSRRLPPSSSTGNHSYHHHLSEPPPQKKPRGRPPGSKNKPKPPVVITQESDHVMKPVVIEVAAGSDVVEAVVSFARRRQVSLSVLSGSGTIANVTLRHPYSHAPALTLHGPFTLLSFSGSYIAGPFTPSPRPLPLASPASASASTDASSASPTPTCSSFAVSFSGSQGQIFGGVVAGTLVAASTVVVSASIFKRPEFHQVGEGVSAGGRDGDNKDDADRHNNYSNAVVSENPLTVFNVGNAGGGGNGINNSHPADVNVMQWGHTLSASRAANY